DNA sequence from the Pseudoxanthomonas indica genome:
TTTCATTGCGCTCTCGGTACCGTGATGCATGCCTTGTCTGCCAACAGCGATAGTGTGTTTCTGACTCGGTGGTCTGACGATTAGAAGACGAGGCAAGGGGAGTCGAGAAGGGGCTGGCCGAAGGATGGCTCTTGCTGGTTCCGATTCGTGAGACAGGCTGACTACACAAAAGGATTCGACTTATGAACCGTATGCTCTTTGCTGCCGTCGCTTTGGGTGGATTGCTGATGTCGGCGCGAGCGTTTGGACATGACGGGCCGGCGGCTACCCACGCTCCTGGTCGCGCTGACGACCCGCTGCCCGCCGAACTGGACCGCGTCCTCCGCGACTACGAGCGCGCATGGCGTGCCGGAGATGCTGCGGCGCTCGCCTCGCTCTTCGCGGAAGACGGATTCGTGCTGCAAAGCAACCAACCACCCGTCCGCGGGCGGGCCGCGATCCAGGCCGCGTACGAGGAGCAGGGCGGCGCACCGTTGCGTCTGCGCGCACTGGCCTACGCCGTCGATGACACCACCGGCTACATCATCGGCGCCTACGGCTACGGCGATGCCCCCGGCGACATGGGCAAGTTCACGCTCACGCTGAGGCGTGCCCCGGGAGGCCAGTGGCTGATCTTCTCGGACATGGACAACATGAACGCACTACCGAAGCCCCCGCGGAAAGACGCGCCCTAGGCAACGCTGCTAGAGCACTGCGCCCGTGGCCTCGCGCCAGTGGACACTGACGCTCTGCGCGGCCTGCGTTAGCGGTGAGTCGGGCAGCAATAGCCGGGTGGTCGCTTCCGTCGCGCCGATGCGCTCGATTTCCCGAAGCAGGAAGGACAAGTCGGGAGCAAGCGAAAACAAGGCTTCCGACTTGTGATGGGCGGGAAGACCGACACGCTCGCCAATCAACTTCAACCGTGCAGCAGCAGTGTCTGCCTGCACCTGCAGATCCTTGACCACCGGCGAGTCGGCTCGTAGGCTCAGTTCCAGCCAACCCATGACGGTGGCGGCGGCCAGCTCTTCCCGCGCAAGCAGGTTGAATGGGCGACGCGCAAGCAGCAAGGTTCTCAGCTCTTCCACGCGCGCCTGGATGACGGCGTGATTGCGCTGGCTGGTCATCCACGGGCGAGCGGTCCTGGCCGTCACTCGCCGAACGGCGCGAAGCAAGGCCTCGAAGACGTCTACGAACGCCGAGTTGCTCGCCTCGGCCTTGTCGAACGCGGCAGGCTCATTGCGATCCGTGCCAAACGCCAGCTCCATGCCGAACATGCGCCAGTAGGCGTTCCGCCGCACCGACTCCGGGGCAGGGCGCGCCAGGCCGGGCGATGCCCAGAGACCGGAAGGAATCGGATCCAGCAGCGCCTCGGTGGTGTCCGCCCAGCGTTGTGTCAGCGCGCTCGGTATCCCCAGCCGCTCACCGCTTCGATACTCCTGCACGACGCGGCGAAAGATCTGCGCGACGCGGGAATTCTCGAGCGCGTAGCTGTACCCGAGATGTTCCCACGCAGGCGTTGCGTCCGGCGCGAAGGCTGCGAATGCGCCCATTGACCACAGGGCACGACGAGCACGCGGATCGTTCGGCGGGTCGGATGCGGACTGCTCGAAGGCATCCCAAACCTGCGCGGCATACAAGCCCAAGTCGAGCGCATCAGTGCCAAAGAGGTTCGCTGCCGACGCCTCGCCTGCCATTCGATGGACCAGCTGTCGAATCATGTCCGGAGCCCGCCGTGCTGCCCGGACGCATCATAGGCCAGGCAGGCGCTACTTGCCGTTCCTCTGCACGCGCTTGCGGTACTCGTACACGTTGTCGCCGCCGATACGCGTCTCCTGCGTCCCGGTCACGGTGCCGACCTTGCTGTCCGAGCCGGTGATCGGCTTGGCCTCGATCGTGGTCTCGCGCTCGAACGCGTGCGACTTGTCGGTGTTGCGGTAGTAGCGGTACAGCATCCAGTACAGCGCGGTGGCGCCCACCGGGCCTGCGGCCAGCAACCAGAGTCCACTGTCATCGCTCATGAGCCCACCACCAGGAACCAGAGTACGAGGGATTCGATGATCGAACCGGTGGTCAGCGCGGCCAGCAACAGCTTCCACTGCTGTACCGGCACGCTGCCCATCGTTTCGCCGGTGCGGCCGTTGACCGCGATGTAGTGCAGCATGCCGCCGTTGCGACCGGGCTGGTGGTAGGAGTACAGCCAGACCGGCAGGTACATCGACACCCAGCGGGTGCCATGCACGTCCAGCTGTTCCTGCTCCCAGCGCACGCCGCGATCGTAGCGGCGCACGGAGCCTTCCACCTGCGAACGCGCGATGGACAGCAGCTGGTCTTCCAGGCGCGGGCGCATCTTCTCCACGTCCAGGTTGCGCTTCTCGGAACTGAAACCCAGCAGGTAGGAGGCGTTCCACTTCAGCGCGTTCTTGGTGTCGAACGGCAGGATGGTGTTGATGATGTTGTTGGTGTTGACGCGCGTGTCCAGGTTGCCGCGTTCGGCGGAGGACTCCAGCGGCAGATCATCCACGGTGAAGTCGACCTGCCGATGCACCTGGTATACGTCGGCGTCGTAGTAGGTCTTCTTCTTGTCGCCGCTGCCGCGGGTGTATTCGCGGGTCTTGATCTCGCCCTTGCCGGCCACGCTGGCGCTGACGTTGCTGTCGACGATCATGTAAGGCAGGTACACGCCCACCACGTTTTCGGGGGTGAACTGCTCCTTGAATGCCTTCAGCGCGAACAGGCGCCGCTTGTCGACGAACTGGCGGATGCGCGCCACCGCATCCTCCTTGCTGATGTGGAACGGCAGCACCGCATCGGGCACCGCGCCATTGGCCACCTGCTCGTTGACGCCGAACACATGCCGGCACCAGTGGCAGCGGGCGGTCATGGTGCTCTCGGTATTGACCGTCACCTCGGCGCCGCAGCCGGTGCACTTGAAGCTCATCAGGCTGGCCGTGCCGGCGTCGATGTCGCGTGCGCCCGAGGCGATGATGGTGCCGCGCAGTTGATCCAGGCCCACGCCCAGCTCGAACTCTTCCTCC
Encoded proteins:
- a CDS encoding nuclear transport factor 2 family protein, with translation MSARAFGHDGPAATHAPGRADDPLPAELDRVLRDYERAWRAGDAAALASLFAEDGFVLQSNQPPVRGRAAIQAAYEEQGGAPLRLRALAYAVDDTTGYIIGAYGYGDAPGDMGKFTLTLRRAPGGQWLIFSDMDNMNALPKPPRKDAP